In the Treponema sp. J25 genome, one interval contains:
- a CDS encoding rhamnogalacturonan lyase: MKIPGIKLTAILQTFILLTGCVVLTSFEMESSIARQMERLNRCLVAIKVDNGVFLSWRIMAYEYSNNIGFNVYRNGERINSSPLLTGNYLDKNGNINSLYYVTSIENNIEKDISNPVTVFANNYVSIPIVQPSGGTSPDGVSYNYNANDCSIGDLDGDGEYEIVLKWDPSNSKDNSQSGYTGEVFLDAYKLNGNFLWRINLGKNIRAGAHYTQFIVYDLDGDGRSEIACKIADGTIDGTGGVFGDSTVDYRNSKGYILEGPEYLGVFSGLNGKLLAYTNYIPERGNVSDWGDSYGNRVDRFLACVAYLDGKKPSLVTCRGYYTRSVLVAWDYRSGSIVKRWIFDSNDSGNSDYSCQGNHNLSVADVDGDGKDEIIYGSCTIDDNGKGLYATGLGHGDALHVGDLNPQRNGLEIWQCHETGSGATLRDARTGNILFQWLNSKDVGRACSADLLESYPGEEIWATGSSLFNQDGIVVGASPSSCNFVIWWDGDELRELLDDIIISKYGKGTLLQAIGCSSNNGTKKTPCLVADIFGDWREEVIWRTEDNNYLRIYTTTDITNRRIYTLMHDPMYRLSIVWQNVGYNQPPHPSFFIGAGMSDPPKPVIYLVP, encoded by the coding sequence ATGAAAATCCCTGGTATAAAATTGACTGCTATTTTGCAAACATTTATTCTTTTGACTGGTTGTGTTGTTCTAACAAGTTTCGAAATGGAATCTTCAATAGCTCGTCAAATGGAAAGATTGAATAGATGTCTGGTAGCTATAAAAGTTGATAATGGTGTTTTTCTTAGTTGGCGTATTATGGCTTATGAATATTCTAATAACATTGGATTCAATGTTTATCGTAATGGAGAAAGAATAAATTCTAGTCCATTGTTAACGGGAAATTATTTGGATAAAAATGGAAATATTAACTCATTGTATTATGTGACAAGTATTGAGAATAATATCGAAAAAGATATTTCAAACCCTGTGACAGTATTCGCTAATAATTATGTTTCTATTCCTATTGTTCAACCATCAGGGGGAACTTCTCCTGATGGTGTTTCGTACAATTATAATGCAAATGATTGTAGTATTGGTGATCTCGATGGAGATGGAGAATACGAGATTGTTCTAAAATGGGATCCATCTAATTCAAAAGATAATTCTCAGTCTGGATACACAGGAGAAGTATTTCTTGATGCTTATAAATTAAATGGTAACTTTTTATGGAGAATAAATCTTGGTAAGAATATTCGGGCTGGGGCTCATTATACGCAATTTATTGTTTATGATCTGGATGGTGATGGAAGATCAGAAATAGCATGTAAGATTGCCGATGGTACAATAGATGGTACGGGGGGCGTATTTGGTGATAGTACAGTAGATTATAGAAATTCTAAAGGATATATACTGGAAGGTCCTGAATACTTAGGTGTTTTTTCCGGATTAAATGGGAAATTACTTGCATATACTAATTATATACCTGAGAGAGGAAATGTTAGCGACTGGGGAGATAGTTATGGGAATAGAGTGGATAGGTTTTTAGCATGTGTTGCCTATCTGGATGGTAAAAAACCTAGCCTTGTTACTTGTAGAGGATATTATACTCGTTCTGTTTTAGTTGCCTGGGATTATCGAAGTGGATCTATAGTAAAAAGGTGGATATTTGATTCAAACGATTCGGGTAATAGTGATTATTCTTGTCAAGGGAACCATAACCTTAGCGTAGCAGACGTTGATGGAGATGGAAAAGATGAAATTATATATGGTTCATGTACAATCGATGATAACGGAAAAGGTTTATATGCTACAGGCTTGGGACATGGAGACGCCTTGCATGTAGGTGATCTTAATCCTCAAAGAAATGGATTAGAGATTTGGCAATGTCATGAGACAGGTAGTGGGGCGACTCTTAGAGATGCTAGGACAGGAAATATTTTATTCCAATGGCTGAATTCAAAAGATGTCGGCAGAGCTTGTTCAGCAGATTTACTTGAATCTTATCCTGGAGAAGAAATCTGGGCGACAGGTTCTTCTTTGTTCAATCAGGATGGTATTGTTGTTGGGGCCAGTCCCTCTTCTTGTAATTTTGTGATATGGTGGGATGGTGATGAGTTAAGGGAATTGTTAGATGACATTATCATTAGTAAATATGGTAAAGGAACTTTATTACAGGCAATTGGATGTTCTTCGAATAATGGAACAAAGAAAACTCCCTGTTTAGTAGCTGATATTTTTGGTGATTGGAGAGAAGAAGTAATCTGGAGAACTGAAGATAATAATTATCTCAGAATTTATACAACAACAGATATTACAAACCGAAGAATATATACATTGATGCATGACCCTATGTATAGGTTAAGTATCGTATGGCAAAATGTAGGATATAATCAACCTCCACACCCAAGTTTTTTTATTGGAGCAGGGATGTCTGATCCTCCTAAACCTGTTATTTACTTAGTTCCTTAA
- a CDS encoding rhamnogalacturonan acetylesterase — MRFKYYLLLELIPSILFFSCTHFGDSMKKQELKEQVRTTENLSNNNSGVSLSNNKVEIKKIKLFIVGDSTAANGTPDAVGWGKKIIQYFDPDKITIVNNARGGRSSKTFILEGLWEKTISEVYPGDYVLVQFGHNDSDSVFKGKARGSLPGTGLEYEDGLLDDGTSQRARTFGYYIDRMVHEVMIRGATPILLSLTIRNIWKDGQIEEGNVLYNNWIKEIAVKRGVAFIDLSLMIRKVYQELGYEKVSKLFPKDYVHTGDEGADINASLVISGLKALEGNIFENYLSDKGKNVVPTDSSLVINAQISKLRPLPEPQYPELPNLIIVGDSTVRNDWGVGQNGQWGWGDIITQYFDEKKINIVNRALGGTSSRTYITLGYWEKTLDLLKKGDFLIIQFGHNDSGPINDNSRARGTLKGNGEEMEEIDNLLTKQKEIVHTYGWYLRKYIKDAKAKGCIPIVCSPVPRARFNNGKITSSEYAQWAQEAANQEKVPFINLNNIIGNLYNKLGENRVLSEFFPQKETTHTNLNGATLNAECVIYGIKTLSLSNLEKFLKNKDLELLRNYK; from the coding sequence ATGCGGTTTAAATATTATTTATTATTAGAATTAATTCCTTCTATTCTCTTTTTTTCTTGTACTCATTTTGGAGATTCTATGAAAAAACAAGAATTAAAAGAACAAGTAAGAACAACAGAAAATTTATCTAATAATAATTCTGGTGTATCTTTGTCTAATAATAAAGTAGAAATAAAAAAAATAAAACTGTTTATCGTTGGAGATTCCACAGCCGCAAATGGTACTCCAGATGCAGTTGGATGGGGTAAAAAAATAATACAATATTTTGATCCTGATAAAATAACAATAGTGAATAATGCTAGAGGAGGACGAAGCAGCAAAACCTTTATTCTCGAAGGTTTGTGGGAAAAAACTATTTCTGAAGTGTATCCTGGTGATTATGTTCTTGTACAATTTGGTCATAATGATAGTGATTCTGTTTTTAAAGGAAAAGCTCGTGGTTCTCTCCCAGGAACTGGGTTAGAATATGAAGATGGTTTGCTAGATGATGGTACAAGTCAAAGAGCACGTACTTTTGGATACTATATAGATAGAATGGTTCATGAGGTAATGATTAGAGGAGCGACTCCTATACTATTATCGTTAACTATAAGAAATATATGGAAAGATGGTCAAATTGAAGAAGGAAATGTTTTGTATAATAATTGGATAAAAGAAATAGCTGTAAAAAGAGGTGTAGCTTTTATTGATTTAAGTCTGATGATTCGAAAAGTTTATCAGGAGCTTGGTTATGAGAAGGTTTCAAAATTGTTTCCTAAAGACTATGTTCATACAGGAGATGAAGGAGCAGATATAAATGCGAGTCTTGTGATCTCTGGCCTTAAAGCCTTAGAAGGGAATATTTTTGAAAATTATCTTTCTGATAAAGGAAAGAATGTTGTTCCTACAGATAGTTCATTGGTAATAAATGCTCAAATATCGAAATTAAGACCCCTTCCAGAACCTCAATATCCGGAATTACCAAATTTGATTATAGTCGGAGACTCAACGGTAAGGAACGACTGGGGTGTTGGTCAGAATGGCCAGTGGGGATGGGGGGATATAATAACACAATATTTTGATGAAAAAAAGATAAATATTGTTAACCGTGCTTTGGGCGGTACGAGTAGTAGAACATATATTACGTTAGGTTATTGGGAAAAAACCTTAGATCTATTAAAAAAAGGTGATTTCTTAATTATTCAGTTTGGACATAATGATTCAGGGCCAATAAATGATAATTCTAGAGCGAGAGGTACCTTAAAAGGGAATGGCGAAGAGATGGAAGAAATTGATAATTTATTAACCAAGCAAAAAGAGATAGTACATACTTACGGCTGGTATTTAAGAAAATATATAAAGGATGCTAAAGCAAAAGGTTGTATACCAATTGTATGTAGCCCTGTACCACGAGCGAGATTTAATAATGGAAAGATAACTTCTTCTGAATATGCACAATGGGCACAAGAGGCTGCAAATCAAGAAAAAGTTCCTTTTATAAACTTAAATAATATAATTGGGAATCTTTATAACAAATTGGGAGAAAACAGAGTTCTTAGTGAGTTCTTTCCTCAAAAAGAAACAACTCATACTAATCTGAATGGGGCAACTCTCAATGCCGAATGTGTAATTTATGGAATAAAGACGCTTTCTTTAAGTAACCTTGAGAAATTCCTAAAAAATAAAGATTTGGAATTGCTAAGAAATTATAAATAG